Proteins from a single region of Trichoderma asperellum chromosome 3, complete sequence:
- a CDS encoding uncharacterized protein (EggNog:ENOG41), with amino-acid sequence MAGDLTWQPLPQASSSDIPMLLVSVDIGTAAYTVRITDLANIWVENLDRKAIFMRGWSENTSIDPSDTPENMAKFLSSLRSALDPTQPGHEQTALTLSPGSSTEAGDDGLTLLVTCPLPGFQPLKWPIHLKKSPPSAIATDLVLPLLEAQFARKQEVEALLQELSHKDTVITKLADKLEATGTGLEHVFTALSGKKKVARIAAEEKIKGLAPFRKHTWKESLKSYDNNPTNVGDLARNVFDGEGLNKRCLIQVDASPALDKWWHDFKGTSQLVHRSKQQRTSSAKRSPSPATKSTNVEEDDDFQVQPTPPHLQSKNKSSPIAIADDASTEGEEELAVKPPPEPSARNPESSQDTKTNGLRATTAPISVDEDETASEASDDEMSTTHGPSSFLPAPAPSKPITKAGGLGRIGGAAAKMRAMEAAETTEMKENIENQTPTKPHMPKKLGVIGKKPDTGGSKTSIVDSTAKRGRPAEREESQNEDQLRETSQERADRRREELKNELQRKAAAGPAKKKRRF; translated from the coding sequence ATGGCCGGCGATTTGACATGgcagcctctgccgcaggcatcatcatctgatATACCCATGCTTCTGGTGTCGGTCGATATTGGCACCGCCGCCTACACTGTCCGAATCACTGATTTGGCCAACATTTGGGTCGAAAACCTGGACCGGAAGGCCATCTTCATGAGGGGGTGGAGCGAGAACACAAGTATTGACCCGAGTGACACACCCGAGAATATGGCCAAATTCCTTAGTAGCTTGAGATCGGCCCTAGATCCCACTCAACCGGGTCATGAGCAGACTGCTCTCACCCTGTCACCAGGCTCTTCCACAGAAGCTGGTGATGACGGCTTGACCCTCCTGGTTACTTGCCCGCTCCCAGGATTTCAGCCCCTGAAGTGGCCGATTCATCTTAAGAAGTCTCCTCCATCGGCTATTGCTACTGACCTCGTCTTACCCCTGCTTGAGGCACAATTCGCTAGAAAGCAAGAAGTGGAAGCGCTGTTACAGGAGTTGAGTCACAAAGATACAGTCATTACCAAGCTAGCCGATAAGCTGGAAGCTACAGGGACTGGCCTGGAGCATGTTTTCACGGCTCTTtcggggaagaagaaagtggCGAGAATCGccgcagaagagaaaataaagggaCTGGCCCCCTTTCGCAAACATACTTGGAAAGAGAGTCTCAAATCATATGACAACAACCCAACCAATGTTGGTGATCTTGCAAGGAATGTGTTTGATGGAGAAGGCCTGAACAAACGGTGTTTGATACAGGTAGACGCTTCTCCAGCACTGGATAAGTGGTGGCATGATTTCAAGGGCACGTCACAACTGGTGCATCGTAGCAAACAGCAAAGAACGTCTTCTGCGAAAAGatcgccatcaccagctACCAAATCGACAAacgtggaagaagatgatgactttCAAGTCCAACCCAcacctcctcatcttcagtcaaaaaacaaaagctcGCCTATAGCCATTGCTGATGATGCGTCAACAGAAggtgaggaggagctggcagTGAAACCTCCACCAGAGCCCAGTGCAAGGAACCCTGAATCATCACAAGATACCAAGACAAATGGCTTGCGGGCAACGACGGCACCAATCTCAGTAGATGAGGATGAAACAGCATCTGAGGCTAGTGATGATGAAATGAGTACAACTCACGgcccatcttcttttttacccGCGCCAGCTCCTTCCAAACCTATCACCAAAGCAGGAGGCCTAGGGCGCATCGGCGGCGCTGCGGCAAAAATGCGTGCCatggaagcagcagaaactACCGAAATGAAAGAGAACATTGAGAACCAGACACCTACAAAGCCTCATATGCCAAAGAAACTGGGAGTTATCGGAAAGAAACCTGACACTGGAGGCTCCAAAACGTCAATAGTGGATAGCACTGCAAAGCGAGGCCGCCCAGCTGAGCGTGAAGAGTCCCAGAATGAGGATCAGCTTAGAGAAACCTCACAGGAACGCGCTGATCGAAGACGCGAAGAGTTGAAGAACGAGCTTCAGAGAAAAGCGGCAGCTGGCCctgccaaaaagaagaggcggTTCTAA
- a CDS encoding uncharacterized protein (TransMembrane:1 (o51-72i)~EggNog:ENOG41) has product MSRRIRDASGENSCSARTEAGTVAEKERMLVEFYQKIEDKFLRHLNEEVDILYWVAAMISRIIMSKMCLIIYQPMLFPGSGHELTTEIRERIYIAAIEIIEYNHKLNTDPRCKQYRWLFRTYTNWHAIAYILVETCRRPWTALVQRGWEAVNGYDKDLAENVKRADHAVVFLPLRKLFIRARRYQESELARLRADPEEARRLDLAERVNPPRARFDPVPGLEARQQQVREKWRAMVQLEGSTPSSSTFSNPQHQQTPMAPLIPEESQPSSHQTPAASATGSHFPQSNAENQMHMGMTDDTMEYMDTFMAQNNVPMAELWHVGAVAMHNGHNAALGMGERQHVQGNMVGQEAMMLPSQQPKDDNHIPPYLWPENFATPNPKFEMEDADMLGANFNWHDWSQSIRGLGMEGTQSKQSW; this is encoded by the coding sequence ATGTCGAGACGCATACGCGACGCGTCTGGCGAGAACTCGTGCAGTGCGAGAACCGAAGCCGGCACAGTTGCGGAGAAAGAGCGGATGCTAGTAGAGTTCTATCAGAAAATCGAAGACAAGTTCCTTCGGCATTTAAATGAGGAGGTCGATATTCTCTATTGGGTTGCGGCTATGATATCGCGCATTATAATGTCCAAGATGTGCCTGATCATATACCAACCAATGCTTTTCCCCGGCTCTGGCCACGAGCTCACAACGGAAATCCGCGAGCGGATTTACATTGCTGCTATCGAAATTATTGAATATAATCACAAACTCAACACCGATCCTAGATGCAAACAGTACCGATGGCTGTTCAGGACATATACCAACTGGCATGCGATTGCCTATATACTCGTCGAGACATGCCGTCGTCCTTGGACGGCCCTCGTTCAGCGTGGCTGGGAGGCAGTTAATGGCTATGATAAAGATTTGGCTGAGAACGTTAAAAGAGCTGACCATGCCGTCGTCTTCCTTCCCTTACGCAAACTGTTCATCAGAGCAAGAAGGTATCAAGAATCGGAGTTGGCTCGTTTGAGGGCTGATCCCGAAGAAGCTAGGCGCCTAGACCTCGCAGAAAGGGTAAATCCACCTCGGGCGCGATTCGATCCAGTTCCAGGCTTAGAAGCCAGGCAACAACAAGTCAGAGAGAAATGGAGAGCGATGGTCCAGTTGGAGGGCTCAACACCGTCCTCCTCCACATTCTCCAATCCACAACACCAGCAGACACCAATGGCTCCTCTCATACCTGAAGAATCTCAACCGTCGTCACATCAGACACCAGCAGCTAGTGCTACTGGGTCGCACTTCCCACAAAGCAATGCTGAAAACCAAATGCATATGGGTATGACCGATGATACCATGGAATACATGGACACGTTTATGGCTCAAAATAACGTCCCCATGGCGGAGCTCTGGCACGTGGGAGCTGTGGCTATGCACAACGGACATAACGCCGCCTTGGGCATGGGAGAAAGACAACATGTTCAGGGCAACATGGTTGGGCAAGAAGCAATGATGCTACCAAGCCAACAGCCTAAAGACGACAATCACATTCCGCCATATCTTTGGCCCGAAAACTTTGCAACACCAAATCCAAAGTTTGAAATGGAAGATGCAGATATGCTGGGAGCCAACTTCAATTGGCATGACTGGAGCCAGAGCATTCGGGGCTTGGGAATGGAGGGCACGCAATCGAAACAGAGCTGGTGA
- a CDS encoding uncharacterized protein (EggNog:ENOG41) — translation MDPGRRAMIADSRSSSSGRREPTAPRPDSNNRVSKSSRQGPSTTARNAAKYLTQDEQSRQFVADEDKFVLKQAKKKADIRVREGRAKPIDILAFNLRYVDADRDVFDDDDADDEIEVAPPTKVIQDLSSAAQISELDSNIVSYHVLETDSRNRRYWEALRTLCADRRAKLDPQGHEGRVVSSVADDIDRILAPKTFDELEALEKQIKAKLKSNEDIDTDYWEQLLRSLRVWKAKATLARIAEDIDAKKKERLAKREPRLKEPSRDSGLPASSSHNSGGSLASTNKVDAYETGNADDSQATMALYDREAARGVSENEEVFAAEEALPSGTKPPQWTEQYQARKPRYFNRVQMGYEWNKYNQTHYDHDNPPPKVVQGYKFNIFYPDLIDKTKAPTFKIIREHGRRRGESFAAAGEVDTCLIRFIAGPPYEDIAFRIVDREWDYSAKRERGFRSSFDKGILQLHFQFKKIFYRK, via the exons ATGGATCCCGGGCGACGAGCCATGATTGCAGACTCGagatcgtcgtcgtctggcCGTCGAGAGCCCACAGCACCGCGACCTGATTCAAACAACCGGGTGTCCAAATCGAGCCGACAGGGCCCGTCGACAACCGCGCGCAATGCTGCCAAATACCTGACGCAAGATGAACAATCGCGACAGTTTGTAGCCGATGAGGACAAATTCGTGCTGAAgcaagccaagaagaaggccgacaTTCGAGTGCGCGAAGGGCGGGCGAAGCCCATCGACATCCTGGCTTTCAACTTGCGCTATGTCGACGCCGATCGCGATGTCttcgatgatgacgatgccgacGACGAGATCGAAGTGGCTCCACCTACAAAAGTCATACAAGATCTATCCTCTGCTGCGCAGATATCGGAGCTCGACTCGAATATTGTGTCTTACCATGTTCTGGAGACAGATTCACGGAATCGTCGGTACTGGGAGGCTTTGCGGACACTATGTGCGGATCGAAGGGCCAAACTCGACCCGCAGGGGCACGAAGGGAGAGTCGTGAGCAGTGTTGCGGACGACATAGACAGGATCTTGGCACCAAAAACATTCGATGAGCTTGAGGCCCTGGAGAAGCagatcaaggccaagctgaAGTCAAACGAAGACATCGATACCGACTACTGGGAGCAATTGCTTCGCAGCCTCAGGGTAtggaaggccaaggccacACTCGCTCGGATAGCGGAAGACATCgacgcaaagaagaaggagcggCTTGCAAAGCGGGAGCCGCGCCTAAAGGAGCCCTCTAGAGACAGCGGCCTACCcgctagcagcagccataATTCAGGTGGCTCCTTGGCGTCAACAAACAAAGTGGATGCTTATGAAACCGGAAATGCGGACGACTCTCAAGCCACAATGGCACTATACGACAGAGAGGCGGCGCGCGGGGTGTCTGAAAATGAGGAAGTGTTTGCGGCTGAGGAAGCCCTGCCTAGTGGCACGAAACCCCCGCAGTGGACAGAACAGTATCAGGCTCGCAAGCCTAGGTACTTCAATCGTGTACAGATGGGCTATGAGTGGAACAAATATAACCAGACGCACTACGACCATGACAATCCTCCACCTAAAGTGGTGCAGGGATACAAGTTCAACATCTTCTACCCCGACTTGATAGACAAAACCAAAGCACCCACCTTTAAGATCATCCGCGAGCATGGCAGAAGGCGAGGAGAGTCGTTTGCTGCAGCCGGCGAGGTGGACACTTGTCTCATCCGCTTCATCGCGGGACCTCCGTATGAGGATATTGCGTTCCGTATAGTTGATCGCGAGTGGGATTATAGCGCCAAGAGGGAGCGTGGCTTTAGAAGCTCATTTGATAAG GGAATTTTACAGTTGCATTTTCAGTTCAAAAAG ATATTCTACAGAAAGTAA
- the RPL23A_1 gene encoding 60S ribosomal protein uL14 (BUSCO:EOG092D4KES), whose amino-acid sequence MAKQSRGAPGGKLKMTLGLPVGAVMNCADNSGARNLYIISVKGIGARLNRLPAGGVGDMVMATVKKGKPELRKKVHPAVIVRQAKPWKRFDGVFLYFEDNAGVIVNPKGEMKGSAITGPVGKEAAELWPRIASNSGVVM is encoded by the exons ATGGCCAAGCAATC TCGTGGTGCCCCTGGTGGCAAGCTCAAGATGACCCTGGGTCTTCCCGTGGGTGCCGTCATGAACTGCGCCGACAACTCAGGTGCTCGTAACCTGTACATCATCTCCGTCAAGGGTATCGGTGCTCGTCTGAACCGTCTCCCCGCCGGTGGTGTCGGTGACATGGTCATGGCCACCGTCAAGAAGGGAAAGCCTGAGCTGCGAAAGAAGGTCCACCCCGCCGTCATTGTCCGACAGGCCAAGCCCTGGAAGCGATTCGACGGTGTCTTCCTGTACTTCGAGGACAACGCTGGTGTC ATCGTCAACCCCAAGGGTGAGATGAAGGGCTCTGCCATCACTGGCCCCGTCGGCaaggaggctgctgagctgTGGCCC CGTATTGCCAGCAACTCCGGTGTCGTCATGTAA
- a CDS encoding uncharacterized protein (EggNog:ENOG41) has protein sequence MSAQELPLQHSDIHTPYPASFHPDSDVDIPAAFNLSMSSHAMPELSAAAPPSSTAGSPGGLQAETPASFISPKVEHIDGQDAEFLESILAAPRADEPMTMSSARHDDKADEPYAKLIYKALMGQPDYTMTLQELYQWFRENTSKAKNERGGWQNSIRHNLSMNAAFKRRDRKRVEETAPPACAEGESLLAGEAKRANEWILEDWAVRDGVQSTTRYRKGNSGRRSSRRSSSHPDMGMERRFNQRNSTARALSGQKGGCAARNSRIRSHLYGQELPLASGHQYRLVDSGLDSPPATSLADPFYSMPIAIPRIDPTVIQTPVVHGHSNSAEFGTAATAATELFGLQMTGPRMDQQVAGGGNGHSGIHAVSYMAQQEQIYLEPSPAEFPYGIADVQLDYGGDHANIDVPEQIRRHTTIIGTPRIGWASPNGV, from the exons ATGTCGGCACAAGAACTCCCTCTTCAGCACTCAGACATACATACTCCCTACCCGGCGAGCTTTCACCCTGACTCCGACGTTGACATTCCGGCTGCTTTCAACCTTTCCATGTCTTCTCACGCGATGCCGGAActatctgctgctgctcctccctCTTCTACTGCTGGATCGCCCGGTGGCTTACAAGCAGAAACTCCTGCTTCTTTCATTTCGCCCAAGGTTGAGCACATTGACGGCCAGGATGCGGAATTCCTGGAATCGATCCTTGCCGCCCCTCGGGCTGACGAGCCTATGACAATGAGCAGTGCTCGGCATGACGACAAGGCCGATGAACCCTACGCCAAGCTCATCTACAAGGCTCTGATGGGCCAACCGGATTATACCATGACCCTGCAAGAGCTCTACCAGTGGTTCAGGGAAAACACCAGCAAAGCCAAGAACGAAAGGGGCGGATGGCAAAACAGCATCCGCCATAACCTTAGCATGAATGCC GCATTCAAAAGACGCGATCGCAAGCGCGTTGAGGAAACTGCCCCTCCAGCGTGCGCAGAAGGCGAGTCCTTATTGGCAGGTGAGGCAAAACGAGCGAACGAATGGATCCTAGAAGACTGGGCCGTCCGCGATGGGGTGCAGAGCACGACCAGATACCGTAAAGGGAACTCTGGGCGACGCTCGAGCAGACGCAGCTCAAGCCATCCAGACATGGGAATGGAGCGGCGGTTCAACCAACGCAACAGCACTGCCAGGGCCTTATCTGGACAGAAGGGCGGATGTGCGGCTAGGAACTCGCGTATTCGGAGCCATCTGTACGGCCAAGAGCTGCCGCTGGCCAGCGGCCACCAGTATCGGCTGGTTGACAGCGGGCTGGACTCGccaccagccaccagccTGGCAGATCCGTTCTATTCCATGCCCATTGCAATCCCACGGATCGACCCGACGGTCATCCAGACCCCCGTCGTGCATGGGCACAGCAATAGCGCGGAATTTGGGACCGCAGCCACCGCAGCCACAGAGCTCTTTGGGCTGCAGATGACAGGACCGCGGATGGACCAACAAGTGGCTGGCGGAGGCAATGGTCACAGCGGCATTCATGCAGTTTCATACATGGCCCAACAGGAGCAAATATACCTGGAGCCGTCGCCGGCAGAGTTTCCTTACGGCATTGCAGATGTCCAACTAGACTACGGCGGTGATCACGCCAATATCGACGTTCCTGAGCAGATCCGTCGCCATACCACTATTATCGGCACTCCGAGAATCGGCTGGGCAAGCCCTAACGGCGTCTAA
- a CDS encoding uncharacterized protein (EggNog:ENOG41) codes for MAVNFDFSASATSPKQTMAEQSVSSPHHPNNVTIYQTTGPDAHFGPIMAPGDSGTPLLNPRSCVTCRRRKVRCDKQMPCSNCRRASIPCAFPAPGRAPRQHRPKDPNAPPKPTSLREVELVKRLKKLEGIVEELSGQIEIETGGRVSSATGSPSNEGSPTAQRPKSSSLGAFASGVVDFGDHHATGEVPESRKMRESRKQLGRLVLSDSKGTARYVSSGFWSKLNDELDAIREETQKLTDEDADDSEFEESPPIDSPATAASSSYNHQSFILGHRSLDVNLKNYHPLPSHATFLWSVYQETVDPLLKIIHVPTMEAILRDARRSPEKLAPGHETLVFAVYYAAIVALEDGEVQTNFGATKEEMLAQYRYATEQSLAKANFLNTSEFTVVQALTLFLLVVRRYDESRFTWSMTALLVRIAQGLGIHRDGTNFGLSPFETEQRRRVWWAILTLDFRSSEEMGTDLIVADGDFDTQFPTSLNDADFSPASTTIPQQEKENQKPQSRW; via the exons ATGGCGGTAAATTTCGACTTCAGCGCCTCTGCGACGTCGCCGAAGCAAACCATGGCCGAACAGAGCGTCTCTTCGCCGCATCATCCGAATAATGTCACCATCTACCAGACGACCGGCCCAGACGCCCACTTTGGCCCCATCATGGCCCCGGGTGACTCGGGAACGCCGCTGCTGAATCCGCGATCCTGCGTCACCTGCCGGAGGCGCAAGGTGCGTTGCGACAAGCAGATGCCCTGCTCCAATTGTCGGCGCGCCTCGATTCCCTGTGCATTCCCCGCGCCCGGCCGCGCGCCGCGCCAACACCGGCCCAAGGACCCGAACGCCCCTCCGAAACCGACGAGCCTGCGCGAGGTTGAGCTGGTCAAGCGactgaagaagctggaagGAATCGTGGAGGAATTGAGTGGCCAGATCGAGATCGAGACTGGCGGCAGGGTTTCATCTGCCACAGGCTCGCCCTCCAACGAGGGATCGCCCACAGCCCAGCGACCAAAGTCCAGCAGCTTGGGCGCATTTGCGTCGGGGGTTGTTGATTTTGGCGACCACCATGCTACGGGTGAGGTTCCCGAGTCTCGtaagatgagagagagccgCAAGCAGCTCGGGCGACTTGTTTTGAGTGATAGCAAAGGCACTGCTCGCTATGTTAGCAGTGGATTCTGGTCCAAATTGAACGATGAG CTAGATGCAATTCGCGAAGAAACACAGAAGCTTACCGACGAGGATGCCGACGACTCTGAGTTTGAAGAATCACCGCCCATCGACTCACCAGCCACCGCTGCGAGCTCTTCATATAATCACCAAAGCTTCATCCTAGGACATCGATCTCTCGATGTTAATCTAAAAAACTATCACCCTTTACCCTCTCACGCCACTTTTTTGTGGTCGGTTTATCAGGAAACCGTTGatcctttacttaaaatcATCCACGTCCCAACCATGGAGGCCATATTGCGCGATGCCCGACGAAGCCCCGAAAAACTTGCCCCTGGGCATGAAACATTAGTTTTCGCTGTTTATTACGCTGCTATTGTAGCgcttgaggatggcgag GTTCAGACCAATTTTGGTGCTACCAAGGAGGAAATGCTTGCGCAGTATCGCTATGCCACAGAGCAGTCGCTTGCTAAAGCAAATTTTCTAAACACGTCGGAATTTACAGTCGTCCAGGCACTCACCTTGTTCCTCCTAGTCGTCAGGCGATACGACGAGAGTCGTTTTACTTGGTCCATGACGGCTCTCTTAGTTCGGATTGCGCAGGGTCTGGGCATTCATCGTGACGGCACAAACTTTGGACTCTCTCCGTTTGAAACAGAGCAGAGACGACGTGTTTGGTGGGCCATTTTGACTTTGGACTTCCGCTCTTCCGAGGAAATGGGCACCGATTTGATTGTGGCGGATGGAGACTTTGACACCCAATTCCCTACCAGCCTTAACGATGCCGACTTCTCCCCTGCGAGCACTACAATACCCCagcaagagaaggaaaatcaGAAACCGCAATCTCGTTGGTGA